Proteins encoded in a region of the Mercenaria mercenaria strain notata chromosome 1, MADL_Memer_1, whole genome shotgun sequence genome:
- the LOC123523554 gene encoding molecular chaperone MKKS-like isoform X1, which yields MSYLHLTRADNPVSTLILYHCQDQPLQELKDVCITSLDSFQQLLYTPAVLAGGGCWQVGLSNYLRNKIENEKRKLSEVLECPASTIQQACILFRQALITAALGVHSCSVSRHSGHVFSNDDVKGDDDSDDNDGGGDRYCLCGIYKARKDEELIRLREDEDMCVKTEVGKLPVGDAIEKHDSVVMDSFSMCVNALQTSVLTACSVLKIGQVVENL from the exons atgagcTATCTACACTTGACAAGGGCAGACAACCCTGTATCAACACTTATATTGTATCACTGCCAGGATCAACCCCTGCAAGAGCTTAAG GATGTATGTATTACCAGTCTAGACAGTTTCCAGCAGCTTCTGTATACCCCTGCAGTACTGGCTGGTGGTGGATGCTGGCAAGTGGGTTTGTcaaactatttaagaaataag ATTGAGAATGAGAAAAGGAAGTTATCGGAGGTTCTAGAATGTCCAGCCAGCACTATACAGCAAGCATGCATATTGTTCAGACAGGCTTTAATAACAGCAGCTTTGGGAGTTCATAGCTGTAGTGTAAGCAGACATAGTGGTCATGTGTTCAGCAATGATGATGTCAAAggtgatgatgatagtgatgataaTGATGGTGGTGGTGACAGATACTGCTTGTGTGGTATCTACAAAGCTAGAAAAGATGAAGAACTGATCAGATTAAGAGAAGATGAAGACATGTGTGTGAAAACAGAAGTTGGAAAATTGCCTGTAGGAGATGCTATAGAGAAACATGATAGTGTTGTCATGGATAGTTTTAGCATGTGTGTGAATGCGTTACAGACGTCTGTGTTGACTGCATGTTCTGTGCTGAAGATTGGCCAAGTTGTTGAAAATTTGTGA
- the LOC123523554 gene encoding molecular chaperone MKKS-like isoform X2, translating into MTLTSSSKRLLQSLSVRKPIIQLLVSATQGHLSAYSDGGLFLASLASDLVLRSVDSNQNAKILAEVYETFLTLSLEYLNSDVCAFKYKAMMSDIKFMKSFVKSVLGTKSLCQWDKSKLEHVSNIVLETFLQCLSDDSQSMHASDVFVMATLELDMLESKSMCGLLLPAPELSKFKVKPLIKAKTVGSGQSQDYKSGLNNRLNSLSGDLDELSGVKYEVSQDISVDTEMLERLSGFCDSIVQSNVGLVLCQKVIHPKLKLILRKS; encoded by the coding sequence atgaccttgacctcatctTCGAAGAGATTGCTCCAGAGTTTGTCAGTGAGGAAGCCAATCATTCAACTGCTTGTTTCTGCCACTCAGGGTCACCTGAGTGCTTACAGTGATGGCGGTCTATTTCTTGCTTCTTTAGCATCAGATCTTGTTCTCAGATCTGTAGATTCCAATCAGAATGCAAAAATACTGGCTGAggtttatgaaacatttttgaccTTATCTCTAGAATATTTAAACAGTGATGTCTGTGCATTTAAATATAAAGCCATGATGTCGGATATTAAATTTATGAAATCATTTGTGAAAAGTGTATTGGGAACAAAGTCATTGTGCCAATGGGACAAATCAAAACTTGAGCATGTGTCAAATATTGTTTTGGAAACTTTCCTTCAGTGTCTCTCTGATGATAGTCAGAGCATGCATGCATCTGATGTCTTTGTGATGGCAACTTTAGAGCTAGATATGTTAGAAAGCAAAAGTATGTGTGGACTTTTATTGCCAGCACCGGAACTGTCAAAGTTCAAGGTGAAACCTTTAATTAAAGCCAAAACAGTTGGTTCAGGCCAAAGTCAGGACTATAAAAGTGGCCTTAATAACAGGTTAAATTCTTTATCAGGTGATTTAGATGAACTATCTGGTGTAAAATACGAAGTTAGTCAAGATATTTCAGTGGATACGGAAATGCTGGAACGGTTATCGGGTTTTTGTGATTCCATAGTCCAGTCTAATGTTGGACTGGTTCTCTGTCAGAAAGTGATACATCCAAAATTGAAGCTCATTCTTAGAAAATCTTGA